From Hydractinia symbiolongicarpus strain clone_291-10 chromosome 12, HSymV2.1, whole genome shotgun sequence, one genomic window encodes:
- the LOC130621806 gene encoding uncharacterized protein LOC130621806: MLLLIIFIFINVFKVTTVCGVKCTSVGDCACELSDGSGTIDLSPLKKFGNAPLYKNIPDSTNPGIKYDFDPCRQFACGTSGNTRVCGYVVSQTLKIGNDISFEYDEKAKIVSFVYSQVDQQINFKTSVQMHCEQAKTGKGEITDFTEGKQASNFYANLDSTYACPVPSTHNHPGELSTGTVLCIILLVIIFLYVVIGVIVNKYIRKLEGEEVFLNIKFWKDFPSLVKDGFVFTKNKVCKSKGEYEEI; encoded by the exons atgcTATTGTTAATAATATTTATCTTCATCAATGTTTTCAAAGTGACAACAGTGTGTGGAGTGAAATGCACTTCAGTTGGTGATTGTGCGTGTGAACTATCAGATGGTAGTGGGACTATTGACTTGAGTCCTCTTAAAAAATTTGGTAATGCACCTCt atataAGAATATACCGGACTCCACCAATCCAGGTATTAAGTATGATTTTGATCCTTGTCGCCAGTTTGCATGTGGAACGTCTGGAAACACAAGG GTGTGCGGTTACGTGGTTAGCCAGACTTTAAAGATTGGCAATGACATCTCCTTCGAATATGATGAAAAAGCGAAGATTGTCAGTTTCGTGTATTCGCAAGTGGACCAACAGATTAATTT caAGACGAGCGTCCAAATGCATTGCGAACAAGCAAAAACTGGTAAAGGAGAGATAACTGATTTCACGGAAGGTAAACAAGCATCGAATTTT TATGCGAACTTAGATTCAACGTATGCTTGCCCAGTACCTAGCACACATAATCATCCAGGCGAACTAAGCACTGGAACAGTTTTGTGTATAAT ACTTCTTGTAATCATATTTCTCTATGTTGTTATTGGTGTAATTGTAAATAAATACATTCGAAAATTAGAAGGTGAAGAAGTCTTCTTAAATATAAAGTTTTGGAAGGATTTTCCATCTCTTGTAAAg GATGGTTTCGTGTTTACCAAAAATAAGGTATGCAAATCAAAAGGCGAATACGAAGAAATTTAG
- the LOC130621807 gene encoding uncharacterized protein LOC130621807 — protein MVIYNYYLVVCLLSNILQDRVAFGEVTCKSTGPCSCVLSNGKGAVDFSPTKGLGSAPLYSASTVGADTAKFDPCREFQCGSDTSRVCLIDGAISPSIETGVGNDISYQYDEFGGLVTFVYTQGKYTTYIEVHCESGLSGAGLLSEFTQRGKTNFFYATLKSKYACLTEDKRKKKLSTGTVLCILVLVIIFLYVVIGVIVNKYIRKLEGEEVFPNIKFWKDFPSLVKDGFMFTKNKLCKSKGDYTDI, from the exons atggtaatttATAATTACTACCTGGTGGTTTGTCTCCTTTCCAATATTTTACAAGATCGTGTTGCATTTGGAGAAGTTACTTGCAAATCAACTGGTCCATGTTCCTGTGTCTTATCAAATGGAAAAGGAGCTGTGGATTTCAGTCCTACTAAAGGATTAGGCAGTGCTCCATT gtaTTCAGCATCAACTGTTGGGGCAGATACGGCAAAATTTGACCCCTGTAGAGAATTTCAATGTGGGTCTGATACCTCCCGT GTTTGTCTTATTGATGGAGCTATTTCTCCTTCAATTGAAACTGGAGTTGGTAATGATATAAGTTACCAATATGATGAGTTTGGTGGTTTGGTGACATTTGTGTATACACAAGGAAAATA CACAACATATATCGAAGTGCATTGTGAATCAGGACTTAGTGGCGCAGGATTATTAAGCGAGTTTACTCAAAGaggaaaaactaattttttt TATGCCACTTTGAAATCCAAGTATGCTTGTTTAACTGAGGATAAACGCAAGAAGAAGTTAAGTACTGGTACTGTATTGTGCATATT GGTTCTTGTAATCATATTTCTTTATGTTGTTATTGGTGTAATTGTAAATAAATACATTCGAAAATTAGAAGGTGAAGAAGTCTTCCCAAATATAAAGTTTTGGAAGGATTTTCCATCTCTTGTAAAG GATGGTTTCATGTTTACTAAAAACAAATTATGCAAATCCAAAGGCGATTACACAGACATTTGA
- the LOC130621809 gene encoding uncharacterized protein LOC130621809 has protein sequence METDETSGKVDLKEQKKYEPILIDSSDEENGVDRKRHSPQSDDAVVPKKCSKTENSVKNLEAVLETYAESSHRHFGRNELQNFSRKSTFECILPRTRLVSNYNVVHYKEKQSVTDPCRETAIPTQSLLLRWQSELEKGRIAAEYFYIEFSHGVAKRYDLQYNSSA, from the exons ATGGAAACTGATGAAACAAGTG GAAAAGTCGATTTAAAAGAACAGAAGAAATATGAGCCTATTCTCATTG atTCGTCCGACGAAGAGAATGGAGTCGACAGAAAAAGGCATTCACCCCAATCAG ATGACGCAGTTGTTCCAAAAAAATGTTCAAAGACAGAGAATTCTGTTAAAAATCTAGAAGCTGTATTG GAAACTTACGCTGAGAGCAGCCATCGACATTTTGGAAGAAATGAATTGCAAAATTTTAGTCGAAAATCCACCTTTGAGTGCATTCTCCCCCGAACGCGATTGGTGTCCAACTATAATGTCGTGCACTACAAGGAAAAACAATCCGTGACAGATCCTTGTAGAGAGACTGCCATTCCAACGCAGTCACTTCTTCTTCGCTGGCAGTCAGAGTTGGAAAAGGGGAGAATCGCTGCTGAATATTTTTACATCGAATTCTCACATGGTGTTGCTAAAAGATACGACTTACAGTACAATAGTTCTGCATAA
- the LOC130622376 gene encoding probable transcriptional regulatory protein TTE1135 isoform X1: MMNIHRFRLQLPCFALLTGKFPELNVLQARHAGHSKWSNIKFKKMIIDNARAKVFGKMSLEIIQAVKENGADPSHNSKLDGLILKAKSISMPKDKIETSIKNALRNSTEKRSKLLLQARGPGKCGLLLDVLTPNAARSKHEIKGILKKNEVTYIEDGSVLFMFEHKGVVAVDGDSLSKSETEGVIKEMSLKNVFKAEEIAIMIEAENVLFADNDGRKVFQFICEPMEVIRLQKQLQSEYSNLIIQSADVQYLAKTLIGLPDELMHKTDKLINTINEHPDVLNVYDNVIGYPSSTIKLTNHYEEFT; encoded by the exons ATGATGAATATACACCGTTTCAGATTACAATTGCCATGCTTTGCATTGCTGACTGGAAAATTTCCAGAGTTAAATGTTTTGCAAGCTAGGCATGCTGGCCATTCTAAGTGGTCcaatatcaaatttaaaaagatgATTATTGATAATGCTCGAGCTAAAGTGTTTGGTAAAATGTCATTGGAAATCATACAAGCTGTAAAAG AAAATGGTGCAGACCCTTCTCATAATTCTAAGCTAGATGGATTAATTTTAAAGGCAAAGTCAATAAGCATGCCCAAAGATAAAATTGAAACTTCAATTAAGAATGCGTTAAGG AATTCAACTGAGAAAAGAAGTAAGCTTCTCCTGCAAGCACGTGGTCCAGGAAAATGTGGATTGTTGTTGGATGTCCTTACACCAAATGCAGCAAGGTCAAAACACGAAATTAAAGGCATTCTTAAAAAGAATGA agtCACATATATTGAGGATGGAtctgttttgtttatgtttgaaCATAAAG GTGTGGTAGCAGTTGATGGTGATTCATTGTCGAAATCTGAAACAGAGGGAGTTATAAAAGAAATG agtttaaaaaatgtttttaaggcTGAGGAAATTGCAATTATGATAGAAGCAGAGAATGTGTTATTTGCTGACAATGATGGTAGAAAAGTTTTTCAG TTCATATGTGAACCAATGGAAGTAATTCGTCTACAGAAGCAACTTCAAAGTGAATACAGCAACTTGATCATCCAATCAGCTGATGTACAATATCTTGCTAAAACACTGATTGGTCTGCCCGACGAACTCATGCACAAGAcagataaattaataaatacaatCAATGAACACCCGGATGTTTTGAATGTGTACGACAATGTGATTGGTTATCCAAGTAGTACAATCAAATTGACTAACCATTACGAAGAGTTCACGTGA
- the LOC130622376 gene encoding probable transcriptional regulatory protein TTE1135 isoform X2 has protein sequence MMNIHRFRLQLPCFALLTGKFPELNVLQARHAGHSKWSNIKFKKMIIDNARAKVFGKMSLEIIQAVKENGADPSHNSKLDGLILKAKSISMPKDKIETSIKNALRNSTEKRSKLLLQARGPGKCGLLLDVLTPNAARSKHEIKGILKKNEVTYIEDGSVLFMFEHKGVVAVDGDSLSKSETEGVIKEMAEEIAIMIEAENVLFADNDGRKVFQFICEPMEVIRLQKQLQSEYSNLIIQSADVQYLAKTLIGLPDELMHKTDKLINTINEHPDVLNVYDNVIGYPSSTIKLTNHYEEFT, from the exons ATGATGAATATACACCGTTTCAGATTACAATTGCCATGCTTTGCATTGCTGACTGGAAAATTTCCAGAGTTAAATGTTTTGCAAGCTAGGCATGCTGGCCATTCTAAGTGGTCcaatatcaaatttaaaaagatgATTATTGATAATGCTCGAGCTAAAGTGTTTGGTAAAATGTCATTGGAAATCATACAAGCTGTAAAAG AAAATGGTGCAGACCCTTCTCATAATTCTAAGCTAGATGGATTAATTTTAAAGGCAAAGTCAATAAGCATGCCCAAAGATAAAATTGAAACTTCAATTAAGAATGCGTTAAGG AATTCAACTGAGAAAAGAAGTAAGCTTCTCCTGCAAGCACGTGGTCCAGGAAAATGTGGATTGTTGTTGGATGTCCTTACACCAAATGCAGCAAGGTCAAAACACGAAATTAAAGGCATTCTTAAAAAGAATGA agtCACATATATTGAGGATGGAtctgttttgtttatgtttgaaCATAAAG GTGTGGTAGCAGTTGATGGTGATTCATTGTCGAAATCTGAAACAGAGGGAGTTATAAAAGAAATG gcTGAGGAAATTGCAATTATGATAGAAGCAGAGAATGTGTTATTTGCTGACAATGATGGTAGAAAAGTTTTTCAG TTCATATGTGAACCAATGGAAGTAATTCGTCTACAGAAGCAACTTCAAAGTGAATACAGCAACTTGATCATCCAATCAGCTGATGTACAATATCTTGCTAAAACACTGATTGGTCTGCCCGACGAACTCATGCACAAGAcagataaattaataaatacaatCAATGAACACCCGGATGTTTTGAATGTGTACGACAATGTGATTGGTTATCCAAGTAGTACAATCAAATTGACTAACCATTACGAAGAGTTCACGTGA
- the LOC130622469 gene encoding two pore potassium channel protein sup-9-like, which yields MKSIKKLLIVFLQRLAIVIVLIFFFSLLFQFFESPHPANEYKNEEEKVEDRNKIISRSWKNLSKKYSLNVSLSEYMFLMQDLEDLSSEVKNARLQKTPWSFMKCLYLTFTIVTTIGYGDVTPRTATGMWLTIIAGFMGIPIMVVTLKIQGELINCFIHFVIKFVERKIMKRSSVQHLEGKTLIITFVMVWSLLLSCAAMERKYHNWTMLEGIYAWFISISTIGFGDYVVRLHTRNQNNEDSLVSLVITFLLISFGLGIISSVINAFGDFLVRNRQVRNILTICFGFGAVRLTPSRPNDASSNANVRYRRSGFSAVKRTSQSNLQTRLENVISITEVFKYKDTTAIERRGYLVSDTDGET from the exons ATGaaatctattaaaaaattattaatagtATTTCTACAAAGACTGGCTATCGTGAtcgttttaattttctttttctcgtTGCTCTTCCAATTTTTTGAATCTCCGCATCCCGCGAACGAATATAAAAACGAAGAAGAAAAAGTGGAGGAtagaaataaaatcatttcaagAAGCTGGAAAAACTTGAGCAAAAAATACAGTTTAAATGTTAGTTTGAGTGAGTATATGTTTTTGATGCAAGATTTGGAAGATTTGTCATCAGAAGTGAAGAACGCGAGGCTTCAGAAGACACCGTGGAGTTTTATGAAGTGCTTATATCTGACGTTTACTATTGTTACAACCATCG GTTATGGCGATGTTACTCCACGCACTGCAACTGGGATGTGGTTAACTATTATTGCAGGATTCATGGGAATCCCAATTATGGTGGTAACTTTGAAAATCCAGGGCGAACTGATCAATTGCTTCATACATTTTGTGATCAAGTTTGTGGAACGCAAGATAATGAAACGTTCTAGCGTCCAACATTTGGAAGGAAAAACTTTAATAATAACTTTCGTAATGGTGTGGTCGTTGTTGTTGAGTTGTGCGGCCATGGAAAGGAAATATCACAACTGGACTATGCTTGAAG GTATATACGCTTGGTTCATCTCGATTTCGACGATAGGTTTTGGAGATTATGTGGTCCGTCTGCATACAAGAAATCAAAACAATGAAGATTCCCTGGTCAGTTTAGTTATAACATTTCTGCTGATATCCTTCGGTCTTGGTATAATTTCCAGTGTGATCAATGCTTTTGGGGATTTTTTGGTGAGAAACAGACAAGTAAGAAATATCTTGACAATTTGTTTTGGTTTCGGCGCCGTACGATTAACTCCAAGTCGGCCTAATGATGCTAGTTCAAACGCAAACGTGCGCTATAGACGCAGTGGTTTCTCTGCCGTGAAGAGAACCAGCCAGtctaatttacagaccagattgGAGAATGTGATCAGCATCACGGAGGTGTTTAAATATAAAGACACGACAGCTATCGAAAGACGAGGTTATTTGGTCAGTGACACAGATGGGGAAACGTGA